The proteins below are encoded in one region of Geothermobacter hydrogeniphilus:
- a CDS encoding HesA/MoeB/ThiF family protein encodes MDALQTFLHERATDGLVSWHDQQQAGEQFNRPVAEVEETILQAGLLPARYQRNQQMISTEQQLLLFRSTVAVIGAGGLGGYILEQLARLGVGRIISIDDDIFEENNLNRQLLSSPKNLGRVKVEVAAERIAEVNPAVTLTPIRALLGRDNGAELLSGVDCVVDAVDNVPARLELEELCESLQLPLVHGAIAGWYGHVATILPGEGTLKKIYRHWQGGKGVEAQLGNPSFTPALAASFQVGEVCKLLLEQGRPLRNRQLVFNLLDMEIDEITF; translated from the coding sequence ATGGACGCGTTGCAGACATTTCTCCATGAACGGGCCACGGACGGGCTGGTTTCGTGGCATGACCAGCAGCAGGCAGGCGAACAATTCAACCGGCCCGTCGCCGAAGTCGAGGAAACCATTCTTCAGGCCGGACTGCTGCCGGCCCGCTACCAGCGCAACCAGCAGATGATTTCAACAGAGCAGCAGTTGCTGCTGTTCCGCAGCACGGTTGCCGTGATCGGCGCCGGCGGCCTTGGCGGCTACATCCTTGAACAGCTGGCGCGCCTCGGCGTCGGCCGGATCATCTCCATCGATGATGACATCTTCGAGGAGAACAATCTCAACCGCCAGCTGCTCTCGTCACCGAAAAACCTCGGCCGGGTCAAGGTCGAGGTCGCGGCGGAACGCATCGCCGAAGTCAATCCGGCCGTAACCCTGACCCCGATCCGGGCACTGCTGGGCAGGGACAACGGCGCCGAACTGCTTTCCGGTGTTGACTGCGTGGTCGATGCGGTAGATAATGTTCCGGCCCGACTGGAGCTGGAAGAGCTGTGTGAATCCCTGCAGTTGCCCCTGGTTCACGGCGCCATCGCCGGCTGGTACGGGCACGTGGCAACCATTCTGCCCGGAGAAGGCACACTGAAAAAGATTTATCGCCACTGGCAGGGCGGCAAGGGGGTCGAGGCGCAACTCGGCAATCCCTCCTTCACCCCGGCGCTGGCGGCGAGTTTCCAGGTCGGTGAAGTCTGCAAGCTGCTGCTCGAACAGGGACGACCATTGCGCAACCGGCAACTCGTCTTCAACCTGCTCGATATGGAGATTGACGAAATTACGTTCTGA
- a CDS encoding MoaD/ThiS family protein, with the protein MKITVKLFATFRAGRFDIETRDYPAGTKVGQVVEQLDLPMEKLGILMINSRHVDLDRCLEDGDTLAIFPLVGGG; encoded by the coding sequence ATGAAAATTACCGTTAAGCTCTTTGCCACCTTCCGCGCCGGGCGCTTCGATATCGAAACCCGCGACTACCCCGCGGGGACTAAGGTCGGGCAGGTTGTCGAACAGCTCGACCTGCCGATGGAAAAACTCGGCATCCTGATGATCAACAGCCGCCACGTGGACCTGGATCGCTGCCTCGAGGACGGGGATACGCTGGCTATCTTTCCCCTGGTTGGAGGAGGTTGA